The genome window gttgtaaagttttgtttagtcggcgcaacatctgtggtcaaatgccggagagagacgaagaggaaggaattatagaagggaacagatcccaggagacgggacacaacccccaattaatacctggtacccattcactgctgggtggacaggggtgtagggtatcggaaaagccacccaaatttttccactccgctcgggaatcgaacccgggcagTCCCGATTGATAAAATAAAGTTAGGAGTGGAGTCATCATGGGGTCTCATATAAGGTGATCTTGGCACTAATTTAATCAAGTTCAACTAAAAGTTATgtaaaataaaagagtaaagcaAAGACTAAGAGTGGCAAAGTGAATCAACGCTACAAAAATTTCATAGAGATAACAAATGAAAAAGTGCAGTAGAGGAAAGGTGTGTTAAAAGCAATCTAGGTGACAAATTAAGGAGTGAAGAGTGGACTGAGTGAGCAATACTTGCCCCAAtcatgcttttgtttttgttgttactgGTGCTGCTGATGAAACTGTTactgctactgatgatgatgataataatgatgatgatgatgatgatgtttgtggTCCTGAATGCCTAATCATCAACAAGAGAACTCTTCCAAACCTGTCCTTGGACCTGGCCCTCTCATAGCTGTGCTCCTGGCTCCCCCTGTAGGAGGTCCTCAACTGGGGGctgcagggggaggggggacgtctgggcgggggggagggggggcgatgGGGGGAGGCGACCCTCCGGGCAGAAGGAGAGGGTGAGCGGTACTGAGAGGAGGACGCCGGTGGACTCCTCCTGCTGCTAGTGGATGGGTAACCTGTGGAGAGATGGCATCACAGCTGAGCTTCAAGTTCACCATTAGTGCTGTGAAATGGGAGAAGGGTTGTTGCCTGATAACCCAGGACTTGATTTAGTTTTCTGCATGAACATATCCTACATCCTAATTTCTGGCAATCACTGTAAATCCCTGTACTTATATCTTTGGATGACTGGTTTGTGTATGGAGTGTGTAcggcatggaggtattaagggtggagaggcccacagcCCTGAGCacgctgtactggtgagtgaagccagttttcgtggtctcagctgtcaaatcggccgccatattgttcaagccgtgaagtacgaatacgagggtggagcgcgcctaacatggagggcgcttgcccttagagtaccgcatccatggagtaccgtaatgtttttattttctcttcttactgttttccagcactttaacatgcaggcggatgaaattaaaataattttgtaatttattactgtaaatatactgtaacaggtaagaaagtactgtacatgatatccaagaagcgcggtaatgtattcatgatcgctaagaaatgcggtgaggacaattcatcaccgagatgtgcggtctcctttacaaatacaagttagaaaacTGTAAGtggcaagcatgtactgccagcctgcgtggtctggccggccgctcaAGGAGGTACATCCATGTGGCCACTCCtctccggcttgaacaatatggccgactgacagtttaatGGCTTCAAACCGTGAGACACCATGCCCCCCCCCTGGTATAAGGCATGATGATGTTTTTTCCATCTCATTGTGATAGTCTAAACATTTATCCCTTTCCCTTGAGTTGACAATAAGCTCATTAGGCTATGGACAGGCAGCAATAGATAGTCTGCTCTGGCTCCAGGAAAGGTATGGTGATGCTTACGTCTGGGGCTGGCCGGATATCTTGAGTAGCTCCGGGGCATGAGGGGCTGGGGGGATGGCGGAGATGGGGGTCGGCCGCGGGGCGAGGAGGAACGCAGGTCTCTTGGGTAATGGCCTGGTGGACCATACACAACACTGTCCCCAATGACATATCTGAAATGTGTCACTAATTACCCTTCTCTCCAAAGCAAACAGAAAACAGTTGTCTATGGACTAAAGAGAACATCCAATGATATGATCTGTGGTGAACCATACGGTACACCACACTATCTCTAAGGACATATCTGAAAGGTCTCAAAGCCTGCACCTATAGCCTAATGTACTTTGAAAAGCTTGTTGCTGACTGTAGAGCAGTTTCAGTCTCCCCGTCTCTTTCTTACACATTCTAAAAATTGGCCTCTCCAGACTATACAAGTTTTCCTACTACTCTCTGCAAAATACTTACTTAATTTTTTCATTAATGGACAGTAAAGTTATCAGTAATTATGGTTATGTGAAAAAATTCTacttaaaagaaaataaacaagataatGCAATTACAAATCAAAGGTAAGCTTGTATATGTTATTACTGTTATCTTGAGGTGACTTTTTCATGTAGAGAAGTCTTGCTCACCCACCTGTTGAGTAGCTGCCGTTGAGGTGAGCGCGAGGGTGGGGAGTAGTGACCAAAGTTACTGTAGGAGTTGCTGGACAGCCCTCGCACTGGGGACCTGCAACAAATGCATAAACCAAAACTTCAGCATCCTTATGTATTTCTCACTCATTAAAAACATTCAGTGCACCCAAATACAAGTACTAATTGCAATGGTACATACAAACTGGTGAACATACCCTACTTTGTAAGTCTGAGTTGTATAAGAAGTCAGCAAACATCAAAGAAAACTTAACTCATATCCCAAGTTAATAGTCATTGTCAGCCTCTGGTGAAGCAATGGCTGGTGCTGCTCCCGAGCCACACCTTGCCACACTGCCTTCCCTACCTGGTGGAACATGTGGGTGGAGGCGTGTAGTCCCTGTAGGGTCGGCGATCATCTTCAGGGTACAGTCTGCTCCTGGAACCCAGCTTGGTGTCTGAGTAGCCTCCTGATGATAACTTGTCCCTGGAGTGGAGGGGCACTTGGCTCAGCTTGTCCAGACTGCTGTAGCTGCTTGAGGCCAGCTTGTCAGATTCGTAGCTCAGAGGGGCCAACTTGTCTGAAGCCCCGTAGCCTCCCGTGCCTCCTCTACTTCCATAGGTGCTCCCATAAGCCCCATAAGAACTGTAGGAGTTGTATGGGCTGTAAGGAGCCAGAGAGCCTGAGGAGTAGTAGGCACTCCCTTCATgccgtgtggaggaggaggctgaggcgtACCTGCCGGTGGACTTCTCTGGTGGGTAGGGGTCATAGTCATCTGCATACTTCTTGCTCGAGTACTTGGAGTCTCCAtaaggggcgggaggaggaggagagccactCAGGTATTTGTCAGGGTACCTTGTCTTCTCTCCAGGGTAAGAGGACCCCATGTACAGTGattggtgagggtggtggggCTCCTTACTGCCGTACCTGTCCCCACTTGGGTAGTTCACCTCCCTGGTGACTTTGTACTCTCTGCTGCTACTCTCACTGCTGTAGGCATCACCCTTGCTGGAGTATTTACCCCCACCACTGCCGCCACTGCTGTTTGGCACTTTGTCACTTCCCACTTTGCGTAAAGAGGCACTTTTGTACTTGTCATTGGAGTAGGCTTtggggggagggtaggaggaagaggaggacttgcTGTATGGCTTGTCAAAGTGGTGATCATATGACCTTGAGGGTGGAGCCTTGGAGGTCACAGATGAAGAAGTTGACAATTTTCGCCCTGATGACTTCCGGGACCCCTGGCTGGGCGGGGGTCCCGGGGGGGTGTGGGGGCGGCTGTACCTGCTGGACATCCTGGAAGGCAGCAACAGATTATTCCTAGACCTAGAGGGTGGCAGACAGTGGTGAAAAAATGTGTTTGAAATTAGGAATGGAATTGAAGAATATTTAATGACTAGACTAGCCATGAGATGCTGCCATTGAATGGATGTTATTGAGTGTTTGGAAATGCAATGTGACACTTTCACTTCATTTTGTTTTCTACTCCAAAGTGTCTTTTTGTTTCTCAAAGTCTGTCCTgatccccctcccatcctccacTCATACAGGGGGAAAAGTTGTGGTAAAGGAGGtgctggtgatgataatgatattacATGATATTAACGATGATGGTAAAATATTTCTCAACGCAACCTTACCAAACAATATCTTGTTGCAACCTTACCTGATGTGATCTTGTGTGTGTGGCACTCTTCAGTGCTGGGGATGCTGTCCTCAGTAGTTGTTGTGCAGTGAAGATGTGGGCAGCAGGGGTGGCAGCATGTAGGCCAGGAAGGTGACTGAGGACTTGCTCCTCACTCCTTATCACCAGGCCAGGCTAGTGCCATCCCAAGCCAGACACTTGGAAGGTGATGATGGCTGGCCAAGCCACCAGACGTGCTGAGACCACTGCTGTGGCAAACAACGATGGATGATGAACAGGAGTGAGCTTCTGCCCTAGGGGTGCCTGGGGGCCACCTGGGGCACCTGGCAAGTGGTCCCTGTCCCTGGACTCGAAGAGACTCTTGGGGGGCACCTGTCATGGGCATCAGAAAGAGCACTGAGCTGCCTGGACACCCGGCCAACACTTGCCAGTGACCCAGGCAGCGTGTTGCTGCCTGCCAGCCGGCACCAGGCTggactcaccaccactcaccaccatttCACACACAACACTCAGGGAAAATTCAAAGAAAAATTATGATTACACCTTATCAAAGCTCCTTTTTCCCATCAAAATTTTTATTTACTGCTTCACAATAACCGAGAGCACTCCGCCGCCAAAATTCCTCTTCTTGATTGAGGACGACAAATTGCACGAAATGCTCGATGCACAACACCACTCGCATAGCACATCCCCTGAACCTtggtgctcctgctgctgctgctgctgctgctgccactgctgctgctgctactactgctgctctggctgctgctgctgctactgttgctGCAAGGTTCTCAGCAGTGTGATAAAGTAAACTTAATATTCAGCAACTGTTAGTgatggaaagaatagaaagaagaccTACAATTCAACAGAAAATCATAACTTCTTGCTgctaatggaaaaaaagaaaaaaaattataaaaggcATTGACACTATTGAATGGCAGTCCACCACTGCTGTCACACACAGTAGTGGTGCCTTACGAGAGGGCTGTGGTGCCTAGTTGTGGGCTATActctgcggctaaaacaatgtaTCTAAAACACAAGACAAGAAATCTCATTCACATCTGATCATTGTCTGCAGTGAACAGAGGACAGGACAAAGATGAAGCTAATTTAAGTCTgtctctttaactctctctctctttctctctctctttctgctcaTTTGCCCTTAATTGACAAAAATTTTACCAAAGGTATCAAAAATATAAATCAGCTACTGTACTATTATACGAATCAACTGCAACTGAAGACCTAATGACAGGTGAAAAACATCTATGGAAATGATCTACACCATAGATGACTAACATTAGGCCATTTAGAGGAGGAAAAACCCCgctgagagaagagagaacacaTGAAGACCAGCAGACAGCCACAAGTCAGTTGCTCTGTCTGTGTAGTGCATGAGGCAGGACGTGAGGGCTCAGATGCGGAGGTCACCGTGGGCCAGACAGGCGAGGGCAGGGCAAGACCTGGACGGTGGTTCCTTAGTCCACCAGGGATGAGGCTGACAGTCCCCCAGCAGCCTGCACACACCCACCAGCTCCCACATGACTCACCCCAGCTGCTAATGAAGAGCTGGAAATGGATAGCAGGTGAGGGAGCCATCTCCAGGGGTGCAGGAGCCACAGCTTGTGCTGCGGCGTAATCTCCGGCGAAAATAAAGCTGTGTGGGCAGGAGCTAGGCATGGTGGGGAGCCAGAGCACACTGGCGAAGGGTGCTGCTGTTGGCTGGGTGGTGCTGGGGTGGACAGAACCACATCCCTTGCCAGTCACTGCCTCGGCTTCCATTCTGAGCAGAATGCTGGTTTGCCCTTCACCAGTCCAGTCAGAAGTGAGGCATTAAAGCTCAGCTCCTGAGTGGGCAGTCTGACGAGTTTGGTTGTGATGTCGCACTGTTAGCGAATGGCAACAGCAGAGctttgggaggaaggagggaaggttgcCACTGCCTCCCACACTAGTCAAAACTGCCGCCAGTTCAGAGCGAACACTCGTCAATGAGTGAGATGACCAAGGCTTCCTCACTGATGCAGCCGGTGTTGATGCAGATGATGGATGTGATGGTAGCAGTTGGGGGTGCTCGAGAAGTCAGGTGTACAGACATGACGATGGTCCCACGCTGTGCCTTACTCAGCCTTGTGTGTGCTGGCAGTAACCTCACAGCCATAAGGCTGAGGCTTGCTGCACTGCCTGTTGGCAACCTTCTTcacaaggagaggaaggcaatGGGTCAGCGGCAGCTGAAGGATTCCAGTGGCTGGAGGTAAGAGCCACGGGTCAAGAGCTGGACAGTTCCCTGAGAGAAGTGGTGAGAGGAAGGTGATGTTTGGGATCGGCTGGGAAGAAGCAGCCCATGTATCAGGTAACCCCAATGAGCCCCTCCCTAGGCCGCTGCCTGCCAGGTTGTTGGGCTGCCCCTATTTGGGGGCAACACATGACCAGGGGGGGACAGGAGGGCACAGCCATACCATACATGGATGGGCTATTGGGCATGGCTGACCACTTGGCAACCTCCTGGGAATAAAATAGTTGATTACTCAAAAGGACCTTAATAGCAATTCACAACACTCCTTCTCACACTATAATGGTTACTGCTTGTGCTGGCAATCAGAACACTACACCAGGAGTCAAGTCTCTTCCATACTAGTGATTGATCACCTTCCCAATAgataacaaaatacaaatgaatagataaatgctAAGTTGTCCTTATGTGATATTAACCCACCTAATAGCTTGACAAAATGAGACGTGTGGTTTAGGAACGCAAAACATGAAGTTTCGTAAAGAAATAACTTTTTCACTCGAGAAAATTACTACTTGTGAGTGTGGCACTGCTGCTTCTGTTTTCTAAGTCAATTAATCAGTCACCTGAGTGTCTGCCTAACAAAACCTTACACTGTGTATCACAATAAGCTGATCTTCACAAAGCCTTACCTTTACAGTCCCAATCAGTCCCGACACACCCGACTTACTAAAACACAACCAAGTATTGGTCACATGACTTTCCAGTTATTACTTACAGTCTTTTCCATTCTTAAGGGGACATGAGCTTCAACAAAGAATGCTCTCTTTGGAGTTAAAAGCAAAAATCCCAAAAGGAGCTGTGAAATGGATGGAAAGTGTCAACTCTTGAACAGtaataccatcatcaccttccTGCTTGTGTGACTTATTGGATCCTTGAAAACAGTGAAGCTCTCACTACTGCCATTAGGTTAAATTTATTGTTGGTTAAAACCTGAATTACAGCATAACTTATTCCCTGTGATTTGTGTTGGATTGTGCTGTCCTCAACCTCTTTCACTTACTTTATATTACCTTTGGGTATGGTAATATCCAAAGCACTTACACTTGAGATCATAAGCAATTAGCAGTTGTAATCAATGGCCAAAAGACATGAATATCAAAATGTGATGAGTTCCAGGCCTTGGCAGTGACAAGCATAGTCTGCCCCAATCCCTCAGCTCACCAGTGAAGGCACCCGGAGTCCCTCCCTCTGGGGCCGATACTACTTATAATTATGGGCCTGGGATCCCTTGGAGAAAAGTTGGCTGAGTCAAGTCATGTACATATCTGCATCACTGCACT of Eriocheir sinensis breed Jianghai 21 chromosome 2, ASM2467909v1, whole genome shotgun sequence contains these proteins:
- the LOC126999825 gene encoding serine/arginine repetitive matrix protein 2-like isoform X2 translates to MSSRYSRPHTPPGPPPSQGSRKSSGRKLSTSSSVTSKAPPSRSYDHHFDKPYSKSSSSSYPPPKAYSNDKYKSASLRKVGSDKVPNSSGGSGGGKYSSKGDAYSSESSSREYKVTREVNYPSGDRYGSKEPHHPHQSLYMGSSYPGEKTRYPDKYLSGSPPPPAPYGDSKYSSKKYADDYDPYPPEKSTGRYASASSSTRHEGSAYYSSGSLAPYSPYNSYSSYGAYGSTYGSRGGTGGYGASDKLAPLSYESDKLASSSYSSLDKLSQVPLHSRDKLSSGGYSDTKLGSRSRLYPEDDRRPYRDYTPPPTCSTRSPVRGLSSNSYSNFGHYSPPSRSPQRQLLNRYVIGDSVVYGPPGHYPRDLRSSSPRGRPPSPPSPQPLMPRSYSRYPASPRRYPSTSSRRSPPASSSQYRSPSPSARRVASPHRPPSPPPRRPPSPCSPQLRTSYRGSQEHSYERARSKDRYVRKASAVRSPARDSRGATIGRSELNSRGDRDKRKEPERRLTGSREKTHDGDPAKRARAGERNAEYHHSTSRGWSSKDTSTAATSNHLSSSHKDRRPRSPPPAARSSLRGGDLPRDRRREESRERDKSRRIEDRLGPSPSQTTRRSPALRSRAPRRAASPRDKRSSRRHPDLRLWIESRKSEGGKRLGSPSRSRPVTKRVARSSERSTVSKRTRLGDPKKRLGGYKARRRALPIKRNKILKKYQRLTAKRGARVGGSSSKLNSQSSRENGGTRGDRGDEGSKGREDGGGGGGEGSRLPGSTATIRRVIKKPKVLSLVNRMVLKPRVIRKPTQKLLKDPKEETKSKDKTQSESNQKESSSKADDKQTTSSSTAGTTTHATTNASSTTAATTTSTSSAAAETTKRSSSRSTTAPSSSTTTTVTTSSS
- the LOC126999825 gene encoding serine/arginine repetitive matrix protein 2-like isoform X1, with translation MSSRYSRPHTPPGPPPSQGSRKSSGRKLSTSSSVTSKAPPSRSYDHHFDKPYSKSSSSSYPPPKAYSNDKYKSASLRKVGSDKVPNSSGGSGGGKYSSKGDAYSSESSSREYKVTREVNYPSGDRYGSKEPHHPHQSLYMGSSYPGEKTRYPDKYLSGSPPPPAPYGDSKYSSKKYADDYDPYPPEKSTGRYASASSSTRHEGSAYYSSGSLAPYSPYNSYSSYGAYGSTYGSRGGTGGYGASDKLAPLSYESDKLASSSYSSLDKLSQVPLHSRDKLSSGGYSDTKLGSRSRLYPEDDRRPYRDYTPPPTCSTRSPVRGLSSNSYSNFGHYSPPSRSPQRQLLNRYVIGDSVVYGPPGHYPRDLRSSSPRGRPPSPPSPQPLMPRSYSRYPASPRRYPSTSSRRSPPASSSQYRSPSPSARRVASPHRPPSPPPRRPPSPCSPQLRTSYRGSQEHSYERARSKDRYVRKASAVRSPARDSRGATIGRSELNSRGDRDKRKEPERRLTGSREKTHDGDPAKRARAGERNAEYHHSTSRGWSSKDTSTAATSNHLSSSHKDRRPRSPPPAARSSLRGGDLPRDRRREESRERDKSRRIEDRLGPSPSQTTRRSPALRSRAPRRAASPRDKRSSSRRHPDLRLWIESRKSEGGKRLGSPSRSRPVTKRVARSSERSTVSKRTRLGDPKKRLGGYKARRRALPIKRNKILKKYQRLTAKRGARVGGSSSKLNSQSSRENGGTRGDRGDEGSKGREDGGGGGGEGSRLPGSTATIRRVIKKPKVLSLVNRMVLKPRVIRKPTQKLLKDPKEETKSKDKTQSESNQKESSSKADDKQTTSSSTAGTTTHATTNASSTTAATTTSTSSAAAETTKRSSSRSTTAPSSSTTTTVTTSSS